One window from the genome of Rariglobus hedericola encodes:
- the rnk gene encoding nucleoside diphosphate kinase regulator, with protein MNNTPIYISHDDNAKLRLLLSAALYSNASAALVKLRDELDRAVIIDPAAIPADIVTMESLVEFEDLSTGEVEEYTITFPERSNVDEKRLSILTPIGTALIGCREGDILTWNTPGGARELKIRRVLAPAPASATPALLSAISWR; from the coding sequence ATGAACAACACCCCCATCTACATTTCCCACGACGATAATGCCAAGCTACGCCTGCTGCTTTCCGCCGCGCTCTATTCCAATGCCAGCGCCGCACTGGTAAAGCTCAGGGATGAGCTCGACCGCGCGGTGATCATCGATCCCGCCGCCATCCCGGCAGACATCGTCACCATGGAATCTCTAGTCGAATTCGAAGACCTCTCGACGGGCGAAGTGGAAGAATACACGATCACCTTTCCCGAACGGTCCAACGTCGACGAGAAACGTCTCTCCATTCTCACCCCGATCGGCACCGCGCTCATCGGCTGCCGCGAAGGCGATATCCTCACTTGGAATACCCCGGGCGGAGCCCGTGAGTTGAAAATTCGCCGCGTCCTGGCACCGGCCCCAGCCAGTGCGACTCCCGCCCTCCTGTCGGCTATTTCATGGCGCTAA
- a CDS encoding cytochrome c oxidase assembly protein yields the protein MIDWTHWHNEPHLIGGLILLGWLYALFTGPLRERIAPGVAYPRGKAIQFYLSLIVFYLAVGSPLDQIGERFLLSGHMVQHQLIMYVAAVLFLLGLPSWLVSTVTGRPRLKPVIGLLTHPLICGLLYMLVYSIWHAPALYDWALQNRWVHIAEHVMFFGAALFYWWPIISPSREFPARPYASQMLYLIGVVIGMTPVFAFIAFSNDILYPTYEYAPRLFAGFGPAEDQLLGSVIMKAGGMGVTFIVFIIAFYKWYQASERRAGNA from the coding sequence ATGATCGACTGGACCCACTGGCATAACGAACCGCACCTCATCGGCGGGCTCATCCTGCTGGGCTGGCTCTACGCGCTTTTCACCGGCCCCCTCCGCGAACGTATCGCCCCCGGCGTCGCCTACCCGCGCGGCAAAGCGATCCAGTTCTACCTTTCCCTTATCGTCTTCTACCTGGCGGTCGGTTCCCCCCTCGACCAGATCGGCGAACGCTTCCTCTTGAGCGGACACATGGTGCAACACCAGCTCATCATGTATGTGGCCGCCGTATTGTTCCTGCTCGGTCTGCCTTCGTGGCTCGTCTCCACGGTCACCGGCCGCCCCCGCCTGAAACCGGTGATCGGCCTGCTCACGCATCCGCTCATCTGCGGACTCCTCTACATGCTCGTCTATTCGATCTGGCACGCTCCAGCGCTCTACGACTGGGCCCTGCAAAACCGCTGGGTGCACATCGCCGAGCACGTCATGTTCTTTGGCGCCGCGCTCTTTTACTGGTGGCCGATCATCAGCCCTTCACGTGAATTCCCCGCCCGCCCCTACGCTTCGCAGATGCTCTACCTCATCGGCGTGGTCATCGGCATGACCCCCGTCTTCGCCTTCATCGCCTTCTCCAACGACATCCTTTATCCGACTTACGAATACGCGCCGCGCCTCTTCGCCGGTTTCGGTCCGGCCGAGGATCAGTTGCTCGGCTCCGTCATCATGAAAGCCGGCGGCATGGGCGTGACCTTCATCGTTTTCATCATCGCTTTCTATAAGTGGTATCAGGCCTCCGAGCGCCGCGCCGGCAACGCATGA
- the coxB gene encoding cytochrome c oxidase subunit II: protein MPLFLGGWFNWLTGPQSTFDTHGPVAKSQLDVFYVTLWVTGITFVIVAAIMAYAMLKFRARKTDDPKAAIPHQGHGNPLIELSLIGLSVLALVFIAVPTLKAIWYTYDVPADQKETAYEVTATGLQWWFKFEYPKEQIDGAGNLVTANELIIPAGRPVRVNLRTADVIHAFWVPKLAGKVDMMPNRGNHLWLQADQPGYFWGQCAEYCGESHAVMRFRVIALNETDFAAWLAHQKSAARTVAADAKLDGPVAAPYEFSNPGRNAPGYSKEFDSAPFVAWQNQQKIEAGEDPVLIAQGRKLFQEKSCAGCHTVRGHEGVGTTAPDLTHLGARTTVAAGLLENTKANLHRWIAHPNEVKPGNKMYVGVPTGPSIMTGYLEIDKATGATVKEHITVNDAEARALVAYLHSLK from the coding sequence ATGCCTTTATTCCTGGGCGGTTGGTTCAACTGGCTCACCGGCCCCCAATCGACCTTCGATACCCACGGTCCCGTGGCCAAGTCGCAGCTCGACGTTTTCTACGTCACGCTCTGGGTCACCGGCATCACCTTCGTCATCGTCGCCGCCATCATGGCCTACGCCATGTTGAAGTTCCGCGCCCGCAAGACCGATGATCCCAAGGCCGCCATCCCTCACCAGGGCCATGGCAACCCTCTCATCGAACTCAGCTTGATCGGTCTCTCCGTTCTCGCCCTCGTCTTCATCGCCGTCCCCACGCTCAAGGCCATCTGGTATACCTACGATGTCCCCGCCGACCAAAAGGAAACCGCCTACGAGGTCACCGCGACCGGTCTCCAGTGGTGGTTCAAGTTTGAATACCCGAAGGAGCAGATCGACGGCGCGGGCAACCTCGTCACCGCCAACGAACTCATCATCCCCGCCGGCCGTCCCGTGCGCGTCAACCTCCGCACCGCCGACGTCATCCACGCCTTCTGGGTTCCGAAACTCGCCGGCAAGGTCGATATGATGCCGAACCGCGGCAACCACCTTTGGTTGCAGGCCGACCAGCCCGGCTACTTCTGGGGCCAGTGCGCCGAGTATTGCGGCGAATCCCATGCTGTCATGCGTTTCCGCGTGATCGCCCTCAACGAAACCGATTTCGCCGCCTGGCTTGCCCACCAGAAGTCCGCCGCCCGCACCGTCGCCGCCGACGCCAAACTCGACGGTCCCGTCGCAGCCCCCTACGAATTCTCGAACCCCGGCCGCAACGCCCCCGGTTACTCCAAGGAATTTGACAGCGCCCCGTTTGTCGCCTGGCAGAACCAGCAGAAGATCGAGGCCGGCGAAGACCCCGTTCTCATCGCCCAAGGTCGCAAGCTCTTCCAGGAAAAGTCCTGCGCCGGCTGCCACACTGTCCGCGGTCATGAAGGCGTGGGCACCACCGCTCCCGACCTCACTCACCTCGGCGCCCGCACCACCGTTGCCGCCGGTCTCTTGGAAAACACCAAGGCCAATCTTCACCGCTGGATCGCCCACCCGAACGAGGTCAAACCCGGCAACAAGATGTATGTCGGCGTCCCCACCGGTCCTTCCATCATGACCGGCTACCTGGAGATCGACAAAGCTACCGGTGCCACCGTCAAGGAACACATCACGGTGAACGACGCCGAGGCCCGCGCCCTCGTCGCCTACCTGCACAGCCTCAAGTAA
- a CDS encoding cytochrome c oxidase subunit 3 — translation MSNHAASGAIDHHHDHTTTTGIPNKKLFMWAFLASDCMFFGALISTHLIYRLHETPNQPDILGLFSLELTSFSTFILLMSSLLMALAVNACQKGHVPATRKMLLGTIVFGLIFLLCQVYEFSHFVHEKGLTLSSSMFGSTFYTLTGTHGCHVAIGVLWLVLMYIRTFKPADGSPWILKSIAHLAVFGIITVASIKAVLGGVHAIHEYGATATAVSAFVHHELIALLAAAASFVALYFFARSSKPVEFGEANAIDVEGMGLYWHFVDIVWIVIFTAVYLLEYL, via the coding sequence ATGAGCAATCACGCGGCCTCCGGGGCCATCGACCACCACCACGATCACACCACGACGACGGGTATTCCTAACAAGAAACTCTTCATGTGGGCGTTCCTCGCGTCGGACTGCATGTTCTTCGGCGCGCTCATTTCGACGCACCTGATCTACCGTCTCCACGAGACGCCGAACCAGCCCGACATCCTCGGCCTGTTCTCCCTCGAGCTCACGTCGTTCTCGACGTTCATCCTGCTCATGTCGTCGCTCCTTATGGCGCTCGCGGTCAACGCCTGCCAAAAGGGTCACGTCCCCGCCACGCGCAAGATGCTCCTCGGCACGATCGTCTTCGGTCTGATCTTCCTGCTGTGCCAGGTGTATGAGTTCAGCCACTTCGTCCATGAGAAGGGCCTCACGCTCTCCAGCAGCATGTTCGGCTCGACGTTCTACACGCTCACCGGCACCCACGGCTGTCACGTTGCCATCGGTGTTCTCTGGCTCGTGCTCATGTATATCCGCACCTTCAAGCCCGCCGACGGCAGCCCGTGGATCCTCAAATCCATAGCCCACCTGGCGGTCTTCGGTATCATCACCGTTGCCTCGATCAAAGCCGTCCTCGGTGGCGTCCACGCCATCCACGAATACGGCGCCACCGCCACGGCCGTCTCCGCCTTTGTTCACCACGAGCTCATCGCCCTGCTCGCCGCCGCCGCCAGTTTTGTCGCCCTCTACTTCTTCGCCCGCTCCTCCAAACCGGTCGAGTTCGGCGAAGCCAACGCCATCGATGTCGAGGGCATGGGCCTTTACTGGCACTTCGTTGACATCGTCTGGATCGTGATCTTCACGGCCGTCTACCTGCTCGAATATCTCTGA
- a CDS encoding DUF5069 domain-containing protein yields the protein MKLPAPREQLAGCVWLPRILAKARLLNAGELAPDYAARFGHASGVDGQFLAFFELTADEVRAVAAAGGDDETVAAWFAVRTQAARTSEWNRVAVNLGRAGFPMAERLPVALATTYAHLNGRGLETVFAVLEADEAL from the coding sequence ATGAAGCTACCGGCGCCGCGCGAGCAATTGGCGGGTTGTGTGTGGTTGCCGCGTATTCTGGCGAAGGCACGACTTTTGAATGCGGGTGAACTGGCGCCGGATTATGCGGCGCGGTTTGGGCACGCATCGGGGGTGGATGGGCAGTTTCTGGCGTTTTTCGAGCTGACCGCGGACGAGGTGCGCGCGGTGGCGGCCGCGGGCGGGGATGATGAGACGGTGGCGGCGTGGTTTGCCGTGAGAACTCAGGCGGCACGCACGTCTGAATGGAACCGCGTGGCCGTAAATTTGGGGCGGGCTGGGTTTCCTATGGCGGAACGTCTGCCGGTGGCGTTGGCGACGACGTATGCGCACTTGAACGGGCGCGGGTTGGAGACGGTGTTCGCGGTGCTTGAAGCGGACGAGGCGCTGTGA
- a CDS encoding cytochrome C oxidase subunit IV family protein has protein sequence MSASTHTVAPADHGHHEESKFHIFVQLAMILAVITGVEIVLIYIPLAKWLIVTSLVVLSLVKFMLVIFIFMHLKWDKLFCTILFFIGLVLAGGTVGALIAIFSAKDSIPLKAQEIYAERAAAQ, from the coding sequence ATGAGCGCCTCCACCCATACCGTCGCCCCGGCCGATCACGGCCACCACGAGGAAAGCAAATTCCACATCTTCGTGCAGCTCGCCATGATTCTCGCCGTCATCACTGGCGTTGAGATCGTGCTGATCTACATCCCGCTCGCCAAGTGGCTCATCGTCACGAGCCTCGTCGTCCTCTCCCTCGTGAAGTTCATGCTGGTGATCTTCATCTTCATGCACCTGAAGTGGGACAAATTGTTCTGCACGATTCTGTTTTTCATCGGCCTCGTGCTCGCCGGCGGCACCGTCGGCGCCCTGATCGCGATCTTCTCCGCCAAGGACAGCATCCCGCTCAAAGCCCAGGAAATCTACGCCGAACGCGCCGCCGCCCAATAA
- a CDS encoding mechanosensitive ion channel family protein, which translates to MQSLSHFTSFFQGSNFGPAAILVVAILTTYLFARGPRAPTESRLTAASAKSWVTVRVIRWVVIGIAALGVLLAMGIDLKGLLSLLGAVLSLLAIGFVAMWSILSHMLASVLIVAFRPFEMNDQIEIVGDDPILGKVVELSLIYTTLRTSDGGLLRIPNNLFFQRVLKRHAPSTPAKENLLPA; encoded by the coding sequence ATGCAATCCCTCAGTCATTTCACTTCATTTTTTCAGGGTTCGAATTTTGGCCCGGCGGCCATTCTGGTCGTCGCGATCCTGACCACGTATTTATTCGCGCGTGGCCCGCGCGCGCCCACCGAATCTCGTCTTACAGCCGCTTCCGCCAAATCATGGGTTACGGTTCGTGTCATACGCTGGGTGGTCATCGGAATTGCGGCACTCGGAGTGCTTCTCGCGATGGGCATCGATCTAAAGGGGTTGTTATCCCTGCTCGGTGCCGTCCTCAGCCTCCTGGCCATCGGCTTTGTGGCGATGTGGAGCATCCTCAGCCACATGCTCGCCTCGGTGTTGATCGTGGCGTTTCGGCCATTTGAGATGAACGACCAGATCGAGATTGTCGGCGACGACCCCATCCTCGGAAAAGTCGTCGAACTGAGCCTCATCTACACAACCTTACGCACTTCCGACGGAGGCCTACTGCGGATTCCGAACAACCTTTTCTTCCAACGGGTGCTCAAGCGTCACGCGCCCTCAACTCCGGCCAAGGAGAACCTTTTGCCGGCGTAA
- a CDS encoding PAS domain-containing protein: MNTLSLQPTPFIATINQSEAAALLRRLVTNLRGFAYRRRYDRTWTMEWVSDAFHRVTGYEAHRVIKNQSLSFAHLIHPEDLPGVAAQIQSALMARRRTTVTYRIMAAHHAAVTVEDRLVGVYDASGAIIAIEGVIDHAQI; encoded by the coding sequence ATGAACACCCTCTCTCTTCAGCCAACTCCCTTCATTGCAACGATCAATCAGTCCGAAGCGGCCGCCTTATTACGAAGGCTGGTCACAAACCTGCGCGGCTTCGCCTATCGCCGTCGTTATGATCGGACCTGGACGATGGAATGGGTGAGCGACGCGTTCCATCGTGTCACCGGATACGAAGCACACCGCGTCATTAAAAACCAAAGCCTCTCGTTCGCCCACCTGATCCACCCCGAAGACCTTCCCGGTGTCGCGGCACAAATCCAAAGCGCGTTGATGGCGCGACGACGCACCACCGTTACCTATCGAATAATGGCTGCTCATCACGCCGCCGTGACGGTGGAAGATCGCCTCGTTGGCGTATACGACGCTTCCGGCGCCATCATCGCCATCGAAGGCGTCATCGACCACGCGCAGATCTAA
- a CDS encoding magnesium transporter CorA family protein, which translates to MIKIYTKKTVRTLSVSNLPNEDLEHVLWIDLLDPTADEIKAVEKMEKIELPTRNEAQEIEVSSRLYIENSTLFMTATVMVRAASPDSTTTPVTFVYRPNRLVTLRFDDPMPFKGFAVRYERSPELFQTPQKVFLGLFDEVVDRIADILEFVATDLNDLSTLIFMGESRDPGAINYTEILKRIGQNGARTANARESLVSLQRVHGFFTETCGNLSGEQVDEHWRITGKDVIALADHANFVSSKVTFILDATLGRVNSDQNTINSQQNKIIKLFSVLAVVLLPPTLVASIYGMNFKHMPELQWTWGYPLSLALMLVSAVVPYLVFKYKRWL; encoded by the coding sequence GTGATCAAGATCTACACCAAAAAGACGGTTCGCACTCTGTCCGTTTCCAACCTGCCCAACGAAGATCTGGAGCACGTCCTTTGGATCGATCTGCTGGATCCGACGGCCGACGAAATCAAGGCCGTGGAAAAAATGGAGAAGATCGAGCTGCCCACGCGAAACGAAGCTCAAGAGATCGAAGTCTCCAGCCGCCTATACATCGAAAACAGCACCTTATTCATGACGGCGACGGTCATGGTCAGAGCAGCGAGTCCAGATTCCACGACCACTCCCGTGACGTTCGTATATCGTCCCAACCGGCTCGTGACCCTGCGCTTTGACGATCCCATGCCCTTCAAAGGCTTTGCGGTCCGCTACGAGCGTAGCCCCGAATTATTCCAAACTCCCCAGAAAGTTTTCCTCGGATTGTTTGATGAAGTGGTTGATCGCATCGCAGACATTCTTGAATTTGTCGCCACCGACCTCAACGACCTGTCCACCTTGATATTCATGGGCGAGAGCCGCGACCCGGGCGCCATCAACTACACCGAAATACTGAAGCGTATCGGTCAAAATGGCGCCCGAACGGCCAACGCACGCGAGAGCTTGGTCAGCCTTCAACGCGTGCACGGATTCTTCACCGAAACATGCGGAAATCTTAGCGGTGAACAAGTGGACGAACACTGGCGTATCACCGGCAAGGACGTCATCGCGCTCGCCGATCACGCCAACTTCGTATCGAGCAAAGTGACGTTCATCCTGGACGCGACTTTGGGCCGGGTAAACAGCGACCAGAACACGATCAACAGTCAGCAGAACAAGATCATCAAATTATTCTCCGTGCTCGCGGTGGTGCTGTTGCCCCCGACCTTGGTCGCCAGCATTTACGGCATGAATTTCAAACACATGCCGGAACTGCAATGGACCTGGGGATACCCCCTGTCGCTCGCGCTGATGCTGGTCTCCGCCGTGGTTCCGTATCTGGTATTCAAATACAAACGCTGGCTTTGA
- a CDS encoding metallophosphoesterase family protein: protein MSRNDHVVGSAYLHIMTILHVTDFHFNKRWFDWLPDNAPAHDLLVMSGDMLNLSDAAPHQKQIDWVSDWINDYPRPISVCSGNHDLEWDSELELWTPAYWVRNLASANVWVDGQRVTLDGLSLLNISCTTRPKGGNADIWVVHAPPTKTLVATRTNSRDAGDPDLVDPIRRYSPQVVLSGHVHNPVHWHEQKDSTLYLNPGRDTDARFPNHILLQTEDMSCQLISAKKQEFLPRPAVVENDSMSTVAA, encoded by the coding sequence GTGTCCAGAAACGACCACGTCGTGGGCTCAGCCTACCTTCACATCATGACCATTCTTCACGTTACCGATTTCCATTTTAATAAGCGCTGGTTCGACTGGCTCCCTGACAACGCCCCGGCCCACGATCTCCTCGTGATGTCGGGCGACATGCTCAATCTTTCCGATGCCGCACCGCATCAGAAACAGATCGATTGGGTCTCCGACTGGATCAACGATTACCCTCGCCCGATCAGCGTGTGCAGTGGCAATCACGATCTCGAGTGGGATTCAGAACTCGAGCTCTGGACCCCCGCATATTGGGTTCGCAACCTGGCGAGCGCCAACGTGTGGGTCGACGGACAGCGCGTCACCCTCGACGGGCTTTCACTACTCAACATCAGCTGCACCACCCGCCCGAAGGGAGGCAACGCAGACATTTGGGTCGTCCACGCTCCACCGACCAAAACGTTGGTCGCCACCCGCACGAACAGCCGTGATGCCGGCGACCCCGATTTGGTTGATCCTATCCGCCGTTATAGCCCGCAGGTCGTCCTTTCTGGCCACGTGCACAATCCCGTTCACTGGCACGAACAAAAGGATTCGACGCTTTATCTCAATCCAGGCCGCGATACCGATGCGCGCTTCCCAAATCACATTCTCCTGCAGACCGAAGACATGAGCTGCCAGCTCATCAGCGCCAAAAAGCAGGAATTCTTACCTAGGCCTGCAGTCGTCGAAAACGACTCCATGTCGACAGTCGCCGCCTAG
- the ctaD gene encoding cytochrome c oxidase subunit I, translating into MSAHDTTATEKRSWLLTRPTAKTGIVSWLTTVDHKKIGLLYGMSALFFFLVGGFEALLIRVQLAIPNNTFISHQLYNELFTMHATTMIFLAVMPLSAAFFNYMMPLQIGARDVAFPRLNGFAFWVFLAGAIILNIGWFVKSGAPDSGWFGYAPLTSKAYSNQFATDMSTDLWVMGLQILGVSSVVGSLNFIVTIINMRAPGMTMMRLPVFTWMTLVTAFLIILSFPAITIALVELMMDRSFGTSFFDVSNGGLPILWQHLFWIFGHPEVYILILPAMGIVSEILPTFSKKPLFGYPIIVFSGATIGFLGFGVWSHHMFTTGMGTVATAAFSLMTMAIAVPTGVKMFNWIGTIWGGHIQMRTPMLFALGFMWMFMMGGFSGVMHSAAPADAQQQDSYFVVAHFHYVLIGGSIFALLAGIHYWFPLIFGRKVSEFWGKTSFWVIFVGFNTTFFPMHFLGLNGMPRRTAVYDGNMGWNDANLIATVGAFILGIGVAIYFGVMIYTYFKGEKTNPDTWDARTLEWAVPSTPPPEHNFDVTPTVHARDAYWYEKNHQAEIAAEKAAHAKEDEAHGGIHMPSQSWFPLVAAVGLFIGALFFVNHIMIGAIAGGVIMFLGVYLWAAEGPGGYHIHLDHKNDHKKH; encoded by the coding sequence ATGTCCGCCCACGATACCACCGCCACGGAGAAACGCTCCTGGCTCCTCACCCGCCCGACTGCCAAGACCGGCATCGTCAGCTGGCTCACCACCGTCGACCACAAGAAGATCGGCCTGCTTTACGGCATGTCCGCCTTGTTCTTCTTCCTCGTCGGAGGTTTCGAGGCGCTGCTCATCCGCGTGCAGCTCGCGATCCCGAACAACACGTTCATCTCGCACCAGCTCTACAACGAGCTGTTCACGATGCACGCGACCACGATGATCTTCCTCGCGGTCATGCCCCTCTCGGCGGCGTTCTTTAATTACATGATGCCGCTCCAGATCGGCGCGCGTGACGTCGCCTTCCCGCGACTCAATGGCTTCGCCTTCTGGGTCTTCCTCGCCGGCGCGATCATCCTCAACATCGGCTGGTTCGTGAAATCCGGCGCGCCCGACTCCGGCTGGTTCGGCTACGCCCCGCTCACTTCGAAGGCCTACTCCAACCAATTCGCCACCGACATGTCCACCGACCTCTGGGTCATGGGCCTGCAGATCCTCGGTGTCTCCTCGGTCGTCGGCTCGCTGAACTTCATCGTCACGATCATCAATATGCGCGCGCCCGGCATGACCATGATGCGCCTGCCGGTGTTCACCTGGATGACGCTCGTCACCGCCTTCCTCATCATCCTCTCCTTCCCCGCGATCACCATCGCCTTGGTCGAGCTCATGATGGACCGCTCCTTCGGCACTTCCTTCTTCGATGTTTCCAACGGCGGTCTGCCCATTCTCTGGCAGCACCTTTTCTGGATCTTCGGTCACCCCGAGGTTTACATTTTGATCCTCCCGGCGATGGGCATCGTCTCGGAAATCCTCCCGACCTTCTCTAAGAAGCCCCTGTTCGGTTACCCGATCATCGTGTTCTCCGGCGCGACCATCGGCTTCCTCGGTTTCGGCGTGTGGTCCCACCATATGTTCACCACCGGCATGGGCACCGTCGCCACCGCCGCGTTCTCCCTCATGACCATGGCCATCGCCGTCCCCACGGGCGTCAAGATGTTCAACTGGATCGGCACCATCTGGGGCGGTCACATCCAGATGCGCACCCCGATGCTGTTCGCACTCGGCTTCATGTGGATGTTCATGATGGGCGGTTTCTCCGGCGTGATGCACTCCGCCGCTCCGGCCGACGCCCAGCAGCAGGACAGCTACTTCGTCGTCGCCCACTTCCACTACGTGCTCATCGGCGGTTCGATCTTCGCGCTCCTCGCCGGTATCCACTACTGGTTCCCGCTCATCTTCGGCCGCAAGGTCTCCGAGTTCTGGGGCAAAACGTCCTTCTGGGTCATTTTCGTCGGCTTCAACACCACGTTCTTCCCGATGCACTTCCTCGGTCTGAACGGCATGCCCCGCCGCACCGCCGTATATGATGGCAACATGGGCTGGAACGACGCCAACCTCATCGCCACCGTCGGCGCCTTCATCCTCGGTATCGGCGTCGCGATTTATTTCGGCGTGATGATCTACACCTACTTCAAAGGTGAGAAGACCAACCCCGATACGTGGGATGCCCGCACGCTGGAATGGGCCGTTCCTTCCACGCCCCCGCCCGAGCACAACTTCGACGTCACGCCCACCGTGCACGCCCGTGACGCCTACTGGTATGAGAAAAACCACCAGGCCGAGATCGCTGCGGAGAAAGCTGCGCACGCCAAGGAAGACGAAGCTCATGGCGGCATCCACATGCCCAGCCAGTCGTGGTTCCCGCTCGTGGCCGCCGTCGGTCTGTTCATCGGCGCCCTCTTCTTCGTGAACCACATCATGATCGGCGCCATCGCCGGCGGCGTGATCATGTTCCTCGGTGTTTACCTCTGGGCCGCCGAAGGCCCCGGTGGCTACCACATCCACCTCGATCACAAAAACGATCACAAGAAACACTGA
- a CDS encoding SLC13 family permease has product MTREIAIIFVLLAATMVSFMREKIAPDITALMLFVAIIATGLLSPVKAFSVFANPAPFTVGAMFVLSAALVRCGAIELLSGFVEKSARWSYPVVMFILVMIVAIASAFINNTPVVVVFLPVVLGLARKMNLAPSKLLIPLSYAAVLGGTCTLIGTSTNLVVNGILISKNLPAFSMFELAWLGVPATLIGAVYLAFCGKRLLPTREMLTSILTDEERREYITEAFVQSGSPAIDKTLIDAGLTRAKGIRIIEIVRNGVALYIEPEKVLLKAGDRIILACRPQGIAATRGFAGIDLISELKLGIEQIAAHEGSLVEAVVNPHSGIVGHSVREVNFRQRFRMIVLAVHRKGRNVRERLDTLPLEAGDIVLMMGTDQAIDALRQSDDLMLFDRARVPATSQNKKMPIVLGVIAAVVTTASFNWVPIEVGALAGCVIVCLTGCLKANEAYASIEWNILFLIYGMLAAGLALEQTGAALWLAGHVVDGVQAIVPPDHKAIFVLGALYLVTTILTELLSNNAVAALMVPIAIGIATQLGVNMQPFVMVVMFSASAAFATPIGYQTNTYVYGVGGYRFSDFVKIGVPLNCLCFVTSLIVVPRIWPF; this is encoded by the coding sequence ATGACTCGGGAAATTGCCATCATCTTCGTCCTGCTCGCCGCCACGATGGTGAGCTTCATGCGCGAAAAAATCGCGCCTGATATCACCGCTCTCATGCTCTTCGTCGCGATCATCGCGACCGGCCTACTCTCCCCCGTAAAGGCCTTCTCCGTCTTCGCCAACCCCGCCCCCTTCACCGTCGGCGCGATGTTTGTCCTCAGCGCCGCCCTCGTCCGCTGCGGGGCCATCGAGCTGCTCTCGGGCTTCGTGGAGAAATCCGCCCGCTGGTCCTATCCCGTGGTGATGTTCATCCTCGTGATGATCGTCGCGATCGCCTCGGCGTTTATCAACAACACGCCCGTGGTCGTCGTCTTCCTGCCGGTTGTCCTCGGACTCGCGCGCAAGATGAACCTCGCGCCGTCCAAGCTGCTCATCCCGCTTTCCTACGCGGCGGTTCTGGGCGGCACCTGCACCCTCATCGGCACGAGCACCAACCTCGTCGTCAACGGCATCCTCATCTCCAAAAACCTCCCCGCCTTCAGCATGTTCGAGCTGGCCTGGCTCGGCGTGCCCGCGACCCTCATCGGTGCCGTTTACCTCGCCTTCTGCGGCAAACGCCTGCTCCCGACCCGCGAGATGCTCACCTCCATCCTCACCGACGAAGAGCGCCGCGAATATATCACCGAGGCCTTCGTGCAGTCCGGCTCGCCCGCCATCGACAAAACCCTCATCGACGCCGGCCTCACCCGCGCCAAGGGCATCCGCATCATCGAAATCGTCCGCAATGGCGTCGCGCTCTACATCGAGCCGGAAAAGGTCCTCCTCAAAGCCGGCGACCGCATCATCCTCGCGTGCCGACCGCAGGGCATCGCCGCCACCCGCGGTTTTGCCGGCATCGACCTCATCTCCGAGCTCAAACTCGGCATCGAACAGATCGCCGCCCACGAGGGTTCGTTGGTCGAAGCCGTGGTCAACCCCCACTCCGGCATCGTCGGCCACTCCGTGCGTGAGGTGAATTTCCGCCAGCGTTTCCGCATGATCGTCCTCGCCGTGCACCGCAAGGGCCGCAACGTCCGCGAGCGCCTCGACACCCTCCCGCTCGAAGCCGGCGACATCGTCCTCATGATGGGCACCGACCAGGCCATCGACGCCCTCCGCCAGAGCGACGACCTCATGCTCTTCGATCGCGCGCGCGTTCCCGCCACGTCGCAGAACAAAAAGATGCCCATCGTCCTCGGCGTCATCGCCGCCGTGGTCACCACCGCGTCGTTCAACTGGGTGCCTATCGAGGTCGGCGCCCTCGCCGGTTGCGTCATCGTCTGCCTCACCGGCTGCCTCAAGGCCAACGAGGCCTACGCCTCCATCGAGTGGAACATCCTTTTCCTCATCTACGGCATGCTCGCCGCCGGCCTCGCCCTCGAGCAGACCGGTGCCGCGCTCTGGCTGGCCGGCCACGTCGTCGACGGCGTGCAAGCCATCGTGCCCCCCGACCACAAGGCCATCTTCGTCCTCGGCGCGCTCTACCTCGTCACGACGATCCTCACCGAGCTCCTGTCTAACAACGCCGTGGCCGCCCTCATGGTGCCCATCGCCATCGGCATCGCCACGCAGCTCGGCGTCAACATGCAGCCCTTCGTGATGGTCGTCATGTTCTCCGCCTCCGCCGCCTTCGCCACTCCCATCGGCTACCAGACCAACACCTACGTTTACGGCGTCGGCGGTTACCGCTTCTCCGACTTCGTCAAGATCGGCGTCCCGCTCAACTGCCTTTGCTTCGTCACGTCACTGATCGTGGTCCCGCGTATCTGGCCGTTCTAA